Proteins encoded in a region of the Phaenicophaeus curvirostris isolate KB17595 chromosome 20, BPBGC_Pcur_1.0, whole genome shotgun sequence genome:
- the CIMIP2A gene encoding ciliary microtubule inner protein 2A isoform X2, producing MGNSYAGFFPQYKYQCGESFGRTTHKLLTDPSVQKSPRSLLAPLPKQKVNENSAGMRHHVRSYVPDGPGAATNFPGPALEPRPPAPGPGLEDLVMMDTDPMPWHDPEEYVPRPRLPRGYIWRISHHPASEEREWRLPEITPASAQGQTCGPGWLCGASGGRKPPAKIEGVTLPEVEEITDVKHKWLPNLDVPNAIQQKVIPGYTGFIPRLAWFSGMNYNRSVKEAMKEFDKYQTCDTPTGFTFGNSTRKAYEK from the exons ATGGGGAACAG CTATGCGGGCTTTTTCCCTCAGTACAAATATCAGTGTGGAGAGAGTTTTGGCAGAACCACGCACAAGCTGCTGACAGATCCCAGCGTGCAGAAGAGCCCTCGCTCCTTGCTGGCACCGCTGCCCAAGCAGAAGGTCAATGAGAACTCCGCTGGGATGAGGCACCATGTCCGGAGTTACGTCCCTGATGGTCCAG GGGCTGCAACAAACTTTCCTGGCCCAGCCCTTGAGCCAAGACCTCCTGCCCCAGGGCCAGGACTGGAAGACCTGGTGATGATGGACACGGACCCCATGCCCTGGCACGATCCAGAAGAGTACGTCCCAAGGCCACGACTGCCACGTGGGTACATCTGGAGGATTTCACACCATCCTGCCTCCGAGGAGCGAGAGTGGCGGCTGCCTGAGATAACCCCGGCTTCTGCACAAGGACAAACCTGTGGACCCGGCTGGCTCTGCGGTGCCTctggaggaagaaaacca CCTGCAAAAATTGAAGGAGTGACTCTGCCAGAAGTGGAAGAAATCACGGATGTGAAGCATAAATGGTTGCCAAACCTGGATGTACCAAATGCAATCCAACAGAAAGTCATTCCAG GGTACACTGGCTTCATCCCCCGCCTCGCCTGGTTTAGCGGCATGAACTACAATCGGAGTGTGAAGGAAGCCATGAAGGAATTTGACAAATATCAG
- the CIMIP2A gene encoding ciliary microtubule inner protein 2A isoform X3, which translates to MGNSYAGFFPQYKYQCGESFGRTTHKLLTDPSVQKSPRSLLAPLPKQKVNENSAGMRHHVRSYVPDGPGAATNFPGPALEPRPPAPGPGLEDLVMMDTDPMPWHDPEEYVPRPRLPRGYIWRISHHPASEEREWRLPEITPASAQGQTCGPGWLCGASGGRKPPAKIEGVTLPEVEEITDVKHKWLPNLDVPNAIQQKVIPGYTGFIPRLAWFSGMNYNRSVKEAMKEFDKYQFFQRNPICKLGTR; encoded by the exons ATGGGGAACAG CTATGCGGGCTTTTTCCCTCAGTACAAATATCAGTGTGGAGAGAGTTTTGGCAGAACCACGCACAAGCTGCTGACAGATCCCAGCGTGCAGAAGAGCCCTCGCTCCTTGCTGGCACCGCTGCCCAAGCAGAAGGTCAATGAGAACTCCGCTGGGATGAGGCACCATGTCCGGAGTTACGTCCCTGATGGTCCAG GGGCTGCAACAAACTTTCCTGGCCCAGCCCTTGAGCCAAGACCTCCTGCCCCAGGGCCAGGACTGGAAGACCTGGTGATGATGGACACGGACCCCATGCCCTGGCACGATCCAGAAGAGTACGTCCCAAGGCCACGACTGCCACGTGGGTACATCTGGAGGATTTCACACCATCCTGCCTCCGAGGAGCGAGAGTGGCGGCTGCCTGAGATAACCCCGGCTTCTGCACAAGGACAAACCTGTGGACCCGGCTGGCTCTGCGGTGCCTctggaggaagaaaacca CCTGCAAAAATTGAAGGAGTGACTCTGCCAGAAGTGGAAGAAATCACGGATGTGAAGCATAAATGGTTGCCAAACCTGGATGTACCAAATGCAATCCAACAGAAAGTCATTCCAG GGTACACTGGCTTCATCCCCCGCCTCGCCTGGTTTAGCGGCATGAACTACAATCGGAGTGTGAAGGAAGCCATGAAGGAATTTGACAAATATCAG